The following proteins come from a genomic window of Actinomycetota bacterium:
- a CDS encoding alpha/beta fold hydrolase, whose product MAPSRNPSKSARTIAGRFVSDGADAARPVVVVHGLGLSSRYMERFSRALVGVGPVYAVDLPGFGRSFRPEQPLDVPGLADALVAWMRGAGIGPAVLVGNSLGSQVVLDVAVR is encoded by the coding sequence ATGGCCCCCTCGCGCAATCCTTCGAAGTCCGCACGCACCATCGCCGGCCGCTTTGTCTCCGATGGTGCTGATGCCGCACGCCCGGTCGTGGTGGTCCACGGACTCGGGTTGTCCAGCCGGTACATGGAGCGGTTCAGCCGGGCGCTGGTCGGCGTCGGTCCCGTTTACGCCGTGGACCTGCCGGGGTTCGGGCGTAGCTTCCGTCCGGAGCAGCCGCTGGACGTGCCGGGCCTGGCCGACGCCCTTGTTGCGTGGATGCGGGGGGCCGGCATCGGTCCGGCGGTCCTGGTCGGAAACTCCCTGGGGTCCCAGGTCGTGCTGGACGTAGCAGTCCGTT
- the rlmB gene encoding 23S rRNA (guanosine(2251)-2'-O)-methyltransferase RlmB, whose protein sequence is MSNVQVEGRRPVIEALRSGRGVREVLLAEGVQPSAAVREIRELASSEGVPLRVVPRREIDSLSRSQNPQGVLAFVAPRPAESLEDVVQAAERAGQAPLLVALDGVTDPHNVGALARSAEAAGAHGLLLPSRRSAGVTPTVEKAAAGALAWLPVVTVDNLSRTIEWLKSAGIWTVALDGEAPGSLYDLNLACDPLCLVVGAEGPGVSRLVAQRCDLRVHIPLRGRVGSLNASVAGGVALFEVARRRSGGS, encoded by the coding sequence GTGAGCAACGTCCAGGTCGAGGGCCGGCGTCCGGTGATCGAGGCGCTGAGGTCCGGGCGCGGCGTACGCGAGGTCCTGCTGGCCGAGGGGGTCCAGCCATCGGCGGCGGTGCGCGAGATTCGCGAGCTCGCGTCGTCCGAAGGGGTTCCGCTGAGGGTCGTACCCAGGCGCGAGATCGACTCCCTGTCGCGCTCGCAGAACCCCCAGGGGGTCCTGGCGTTCGTGGCCCCACGGCCCGCCGAGAGCCTTGAAGATGTGGTCCAGGCCGCCGAAAGGGCGGGACAGGCGCCGCTGCTGGTGGCTCTGGACGGTGTCACCGACCCCCACAACGTCGGCGCACTGGCGCGTTCCGCCGAAGCGGCGGGTGCCCACGGACTGCTTTTGCCGTCCCGCCGCTCCGCCGGCGTCACCCCCACCGTGGAGAAGGCAGCGGCGGGGGCGCTGGCGTGGCTTCCGGTCGTGACGGTGGACAACCTGTCCAGGACCATCGAGTGGCTCAAGTCGGCCGGAATCTGGACCGTGGCCCTGGACGGCGAGGCTCCGGGCTCGCTGTACGACCTGAACCTGGCCTGCGACCCCCTCTGTTTGGTCGTGGGGGCCGAGGGGCCGGGAGTCTCCCGTTTGGTCGCACAGCGCTGTGACCTGCGGGTCCACATCCCGCTGCGGGGCCGCGTGGGCAGCCTCAACGCCTCGGTGGCCGGGGGGGTGGCGCTGTTCGAGGTCGCCCGCAGGCGTTCGGGTGGCAGTTGA